The proteins below are encoded in one region of Hordeum vulgare subsp. vulgare chromosome 3H, MorexV3_pseudomolecules_assembly, whole genome shotgun sequence:
- the LOC123442563 gene encoding delta(7)-sterol-C5(6)-desaturase-like — MAAAAAAAAAGEDYWGLFREETDWYNEIFLSAVVPGGGGWWRALPHPLRSWLRNCIGGYLLYFATGFLWCFVIYYWKRNAYIPKDAVPTVEAMKKQIIVASKAMPFYCALPSVSEHMIESGWTRCFFHISEVGWPMYFVYVALYLTFVEFGIYWMHRELHDIKPLYKHLHATHHIYNKENTLSPFAGLAFHPLDGILQAISHVIALFILPVHFRTHVALIFIEAVWTANIHDCIHGKVWPVMGAGYHTIHHTTYRHNYGHYTVWMDWLFGTLREPEDLLKKD, encoded by the exons atggcggcggcggcggcggcggcggcggcgggggaggatTACTGGGGCCTGTTCCGGGAGGAGACGGACTGGTACAACGAGATCTTCCTCAGCGCGGTCgtccccggcggcggcggctggtggCGGGCGCTGCCGCACCCGCTCCGCTCCTGGCTGCGCAACTGCATCGGCGGCTACCTCCTCTACTTCGCCACCGGCTTCCTCTGGTGCTTCGTCATCTACTACTGGAAGCGCAACGCCTACATCCCCAAAG ATGCTGTCCCTACAGTAGAAGCTATGAAGAAGCAAATAATTGTTGCATCAAAGGCTATGCCTTTCTACTGCGCTCTTCCGTCTGTATCTGAGCACATGATTGAGAGTGGATGGACCCGGTGTTTTTTTCATATCAGTGAAGTTGGTTGGCCGATGTATTTTGTATATGTGGCTTTATATCTCACCTTTGTGGAGTTTGGAATTTACTGGATGCACAGAGAGTTGCATGACATAAAACCACTGTATAAGCACCTACACGCAACCCACCACATTTACAACAAGGAGAATACCCTATCACCATTTGCTG GACTAGCATTCCATCCATTGGACGGTATTCTGCAAGCCATATCGCACGTGATTGCTCTGTTCATTCTCCCGGTGCATTTCCGGACGCACGTCGCCCTCATATTCATAGAGGCGGTGTGGACGGCCAACATCCACGACTGCATCCACGGCAAGGTCTGGCCGGTGATGGGCGCCGGTTACCACACCATCCACCACACGACATACCGGCACAACTATGGCCACTACACCGTGTGGATGGATTGGCTGTTTGGCACCCTCCGCGAGCCGGAGGATCTCCTCAAGAAGGACTGA